The following proteins are co-located in the Barnesiella propionica genome:
- a CDS encoding site-specific integrase, protein MATKKTKEMVYLRIRPRANGNASLFLDLNVNGIRKHEFLSLYLVPERTKDDRARNRETLALAESIKAKRIIELQQMKFGVDIPVTKDVLLYEYLQVIIDRKDGTTKTSWLNCRSHLLRYEPNTRLKIADITPRWVQGFRDYLDAKAMQWDIDDRKRDVRPRPIAQGTKALMFQKLCSLFNFAIKDGVLTRNPSLNVERFKDPESDREFLTVEEMRCLATVPAPSEVLGRAFFFSCLTGLRWSDIAKLTWGEVQQVGEVTRIVFMQKKTRSLEYLDINEQAAELLGERYDNDAKVFDGLTAIQQARTAVTAWVKAAGINKHITFHCARHSFAIMMLDAGVDLYTLSKLMGHKSIESTQIYAKILDKNKQAAVARIPKLF, encoded by the coding sequence ATGGCAACAAAGAAAACGAAAGAAATGGTCTATCTGCGCATTCGTCCACGCGCCAATGGAAATGCATCGCTATTTCTTGATTTAAATGTAAACGGTATCCGGAAGCATGAGTTTTTGTCTCTCTATCTTGTTCCGGAACGCACAAAGGATGACCGGGCAAGGAATAGAGAGACACTTGCACTCGCTGAGAGCATAAAGGCCAAAAGGATAATAGAACTCCAGCAGATGAAGTTCGGTGTTGACATACCTGTGACCAAAGATGTGCTATTATACGAATATCTTCAGGTTATCATTGACCGAAAGGATGGCACGACTAAGACTTCGTGGTTGAACTGTCGGTCTCATTTGCTGCGTTATGAGCCAAACACACGGCTGAAGATCGCTGACATAACGCCCCGATGGGTGCAGGGCTTTCGGGATTATCTTGACGCTAAGGCCATGCAGTGGGATATCGACGACCGGAAGCGCGATGTGAGGCCGCGTCCGATAGCACAGGGTACGAAGGCACTGATGTTTCAGAAGCTTTGTAGTTTATTCAATTTCGCAATCAAGGACGGTGTGCTCACGCGCAATCCCTCGCTGAACGTGGAGCGGTTCAAGGATCCGGAATCCGACAGGGAATTTCTAACCGTTGAGGAAATGCGGTGTCTCGCAACCGTGCCTGCTCCCTCTGAGGTGCTCGGTCGTGCATTCTTCTTCTCGTGCCTTACGGGGTTACGTTGGTCAGACATCGCGAAGCTGACATGGGGAGAGGTGCAGCAAGTCGGCGAGGTGACGCGCATCGTATTCATGCAAAAGAAAACTCGCTCGCTTGAATATCTCGACATCAACGAGCAGGCTGCTGAGTTGCTTGGGGAAAGATACGATAACGATGCAAAAGTGTTTGACGGTCTCACGGCCATACAGCAGGCTCGTACAGCGGTTACGGCATGGGTAAAGGCGGCGGGTATAAACAAACATATCACGTTTCATTGCGCCCGGCATTCGTTCGCCATCATGATGCTCGATGCCGGCGTTGACCTCTACACCCTGTCAAAGCTCATGGGGCACAAAAGCATCGAGTCTACCCAGATCTACGCGAAGATTTTGGATAAAAACAAACAAGCTGCGGTGGCCCGTATTCCAAAGTTGTTTTGA
- a CDS encoding peptide chain release factor 3: protein MSTLTEEIGKRRTFAIISHPDAGKTTLTEKLLLFGGAIHVAGAVKSNKIKKTATSDWMEIEKQRGISVATSVMGFNYGDYKINILDTPGHQDFAEDTYRTLTAVDSVIIVVDVAKGVEMQTRKLMEVCRMRNTPVIVFVNKLDREGRDPFDILDELESELKISVRPLSWPINIGQHFKGVYNIYERNLNLFTPNKQVVTERVELKDVNSPDLDNYVGEADAAKLRNDLELIEGVYPEFDQNEYLAGKLAPVFFGSALNMFGVKELLDCFVQIAPSPKPVQAQERIVRPDEEAFSGFVFKIHANMDPNHRSCIAFVKVCSGEFERNANYKHVRSGKMMRFSSPTAFMAQKKSIVDEAYPGDIVGLPDTGNFKIGDTLTAGEDLHFKGLPSFSPEMFKYIENTDPMKTKQLNKGIDQLMDEGVAQLFINQFNGRKIIGTVGQLQFEVIQYRLLNEYGAQCRWEPISLYKACWIESDDADALEAFKKRKHQFMALDKEGRDVFLADSNYVLQMAQTDFPKIRFHFTSEF from the coding sequence GTGAGTACACTTACAGAAGAAATCGGCAAAAGGCGTACTTTTGCCATTATCAGTCACCCCGATGCCGGTAAAACCACCCTCACCGAGAAACTGCTTCTCTTCGGTGGAGCCATTCATGTGGCCGGTGCGGTGAAATCCAATAAAATAAAGAAGACCGCTACATCCGACTGGATGGAAATAGAGAAGCAAAGAGGAATATCGGTGGCAACGTCCGTTATGGGATTTAATTATGGCGATTACAAGATTAATATATTAGATACCCCCGGTCATCAGGACTTCGCTGAAGATACCTATCGTACGCTTACGGCAGTAGACAGCGTAATTATCGTAGTAGATGTGGCAAAAGGCGTGGAGATGCAGACGCGTAAGCTCATGGAAGTTTGCCGTATGCGCAATACGCCGGTTATCGTGTTTGTCAATAAACTGGACCGGGAAGGACGGGATCCTTTCGATATCCTTGATGAGTTGGAATCGGAATTGAAAATTAGCGTACGTCCTCTTAGTTGGCCTATAAATATAGGTCAGCATTTTAAAGGGGTATATAATATTTATGAACGGAATCTCAATCTTTTCACTCCCAATAAACAAGTTGTAACCGAGCGTGTAGAGCTCAAGGATGTGAACAGCCCCGATTTGGACAATTATGTGGGAGAGGCCGATGCTGCTAAGCTTCGTAATGATCTGGAACTTATAGAAGGTGTCTATCCTGAGTTCGATCAAAACGAATATCTTGCAGGAAAGTTGGCTCCCGTTTTTTTCGGTTCGGCATTAAATATGTTCGGAGTAAAAGAATTGCTCGATTGTTTTGTACAGATAGCGCCGTCTCCAAAACCCGTACAGGCACAGGAGCGTATAGTAAGACCTGATGAAGAGGCTTTCTCCGGTTTCGTTTTTAAGATACATGCCAATATGGACCCGAACCATCGTAGTTGTATCGCTTTTGTGAAGGTATGTTCCGGAGAGTTTGAACGAAATGCCAATTACAAACATGTAAGGAGCGGTAAGATGATGCGTTTTTCCAGTCCTACTGCTTTTATGGCTCAAAAAAAATCTATTGTTGACGAGGCATATCCCGGAGATATAGTAGGTTTGCCGGATACAGGTAATTTTAAGATTGGAGATACCCTCACCGCCGGAGAAGATTTGCATTTCAAGGGATTACCCAGTTTCTCTCCCGAGATGTTTAAATATATCGAGAATACCGATCCGATGAAGACCAAACAGTTGAATAAGGGCATAGACCAGTTGATGGACGAAGGTGTTGCCCAATTGTTCATTAATCAGTTCAATGGCCGTAAGATTATAGGGACGGTAGGGCAGCTCCAGTTCGAGGTTATTCAATATCGGCTCTTGAACGAGTATGGAGCCCAGTGTCGTTGGGAACCTATCAGTTTATATAAGGCTTGCTGGATAGAAAGTGACGATGCAGATGCGCTCGAAGCTTTTAAAAAACGGAAACATCAGTTTATGGCTCTGGATAAAGAAGGACGGGATGTATTTCTGGCCGATTCTAATTATGTGCTGCAAATGGCACAGACGGATTTTCCAAAAATACGTTTTCATTTCACGAGCGAGTTTTAA
- the rfbD gene encoding dTDP-4-dehydrorhamnose reductase, which yields MDKKCTVWVTGANGQLGREMKTVLTAENTFRSLFTDVQELDITDAVAVEKYMTAESIDFIVNCAAYTQVEQAEENESLCHKINTEAVGNLAEAVIRHGAKMIQISTDYVFDGMGHKPYSETDIPAPVSVYGRTKLEGERLLFSVAPDSAAVIRTSWLYSPYGNNFVKTMIRLGEERELLKVVSDQVGTPTYASDLASAILVLLKAPLFIPGIYHFSNEGVCSWYDFTRSIHRLAGITCKVLPIDSSEYPAKVRRPFYSVLNKKKIKETYSIEIPHWEDSLARCIEILKK from the coding sequence ATGGATAAAAAATGTACGGTATGGGTTACAGGTGCTAACGGGCAGCTCGGCCGGGAAATGAAAACGGTCCTGACAGCTGAAAATACATTTCGCAGTTTATTTACCGATGTACAGGAACTGGATATTACAGATGCTGTTGCAGTAGAAAAATATATGACTGCAGAAAGTATTGATTTTATTGTCAATTGTGCCGCTTATACTCAGGTAGAACAGGCGGAAGAAAATGAATCGCTGTGTCATAAGATCAATACCGAAGCTGTAGGTAATTTAGCGGAGGCTGTGATACGCCATGGTGCCAAAATGATTCAGATATCTACCGATTATGTATTTGACGGTATGGGGCATAAACCTTACAGCGAGACTGATATACCGGCTCCTGTCTCAGTATACGGACGTACAAAACTGGAGGGGGAACGGCTGTTGTTTTCTGTCGCCCCTGATTCTGCCGCAGTGATAAGAACATCATGGTTGTATTCTCCGTATGGAAATAATTTTGTTAAGACCATGATACGCTTGGGAGAAGAACGGGAATTACTGAAAGTAGTTTCGGATCAGGTCGGTACGCCGACTTATGCCTCCGATCTGGCATCTGCTATCCTTGTATTGCTGAAAGCACCGCTTTTTATTCCCGGTATATATCATTTCAGTAATGAAGGTGTGTGCAGTTGGTATGATTTCACACGTTCTATACATCGTTTGGCCGGTATAACTTGCAAAGTTCTGCCTATCGACAGCAGCGAATATCCGGCTAAGGTGCGTCGTCCGTTTTATAGCGTATTAAACAAGAAGAAGATAAAAGAGACTTATTCCATAGAAATACCGCATTGGGAAGATAGTTTGGCCCGATGCATTGAAATATTAAAGAAATAA
- a CDS encoding DUF4924 family protein, producing the protein MIISSQKKKENIAEYLLYMWQIEDIIRAYKLDLDLIQENIIDKYDIPDSQKKEMREWYESLIDMMRREGVMEKGHLQLNKNVIIELTDLHERLLKSPREPFYGASFFKTLPYIVELRAKSGEEKSGELETCFNAMYGALMLRLQKKELSEETKKAMQQIGSFLALLSEKYKQDKAGELEL; encoded by the coding sequence ATGATTATATCAAGTCAGAAAAAAAAGGAAAATATAGCCGAATATCTGCTTTATATGTGGCAAATAGAGGACATAATCCGGGCATATAAACTGGATCTGGATCTTATTCAGGAAAACATTATTGATAAATATGATATTCCGGACAGTCAGAAGAAAGAAATGAGGGAATGGTATGAGTCCCTTATCGATATGATGCGGCGTGAAGGAGTAATGGAAAAAGGACATTTGCAGTTAAATAAAAATGTGATTATAGAACTGACCGATCTGCATGAGCGTCTGTTAAAGTCTCCCCGTGAACCGTTTTATGGCGCTTCCTTTTTTAAAACATTGCCGTATATTGTAGAATTGAGGGCGAAATCGGGCGAAGAAAAATCGGGTGAGTTGGAGACTTGTTTCAATGCAATGTACGGAGCATTGATGCTACGTCTTCAAAAGAAGGAGCTAAGCGAAGAAACAAAGAAAGCTATGCAGCAAATAGGTTCCTTTCTGGCTTTGCTTTCCGAAAAATATAAGCAGGATAAAGCCGGAGAGCTGGAATTGTAA
- a CDS encoding leucine-rich repeat protein — protein MKKIIHLLLIFLYIFPLYGEKTVLYFAVKDGSICYIDLNDPNKNIHNTGIASGAHPLTIQEDEGSLYVFDAGEQFTYIDTEKNKGDGEVFVINSDGKNNYTRETVIENRGGYSSDDFYRGIIVPGTSDMYLPDRNLGIRKIPKEVRDISINAASYLVRNEQLGYYSKDYFYGALNGTIQKRGDIWWWCKRYNVSGIFRFEESDIKDYPGTIRPAAGAIFYNFYISTFAFDDKNGYMYLAMRIGDKDAIYKIKTELAESISSTEQMSLFRTSAICIDDSPFKDEGSIGEFIHISQMAVDTIGGYIYWAYQSPDENHKSGIKRVSLNIEQPSFADVENIAEGIEAYGICIGSELKTGKQIQITAQAGNLKESIIQQNAQNASSLKIKGNLDARDFKYIMDEMRHKLSFLDLSEVNITAYRGTEGTVIGQITDYPANEIPAGAFQASFYSPSPLSQIILPNTLESIAMKAFMQCKYLHSVIFPQTLKKINTAAFGSCESLKNIELPPSLEYLGYASFSNCPGLTEIEIPASVKYLIPGAFRACNNIKSFHVENENKAYKSINGTIFSLDGDTLITYPIGKPETDYSVPEGVKVIAFDAFLCNRLQEVTFPESLELIESNSFSIQGWGNSDLNISLLEKADFSKCINLKTIQSYAFARTALKNLDLSACISLTEIENSAFGFELRNIKLPKNLNRIGQYAFQSSVKNLMCLAEKPPVCETGAFGENNTNTILYIPSGSGNSYKTANEWKNFTQIEEVNSVNTKKNIFVSNAGSLSRLLTNDDKAFVTNLTVSGTIDARDFKTIQDLPFLNNFSLSEARISAHTGIGGTVGAETSYPENEIPQDFCKDKEIENFIFPTSVVSIGQNALNNPSLKVIDLSGYTNLTTIQRPGAFSGGNFHTVILPSSLKQFAGFNNNDKIKKVVSYSTVPPETETIRIGSSFSSTDRDHCIIYVPKGCKETYRNANGWKRFTNIIEMDDSYIYPIQEDLQTKAWFNENHLIIDSEKGINKITVYNMTGKLIITKINPSNRISLPCETTKGLYLVGITFDDNSTQAIKVMKQ, from the coding sequence ATGAAAAAAATTATTCACTTACTACTCATCTTTCTCTATATTTTCCCCTTATATGGAGAGAAAACAGTTTTATATTTTGCCGTAAAAGACGGTAGTATATGTTATATCGATTTAAATGACCCGAACAAAAACATACACAATACCGGAATTGCCAGCGGTGCCCATCCGCTAACCATACAAGAAGACGAAGGTTCTTTATATGTTTTCGACGCAGGAGAACAATTTACCTATATTGACACTGAAAAAAATAAAGGAGACGGAGAAGTTTTCGTTATCAATTCAGATGGAAAGAACAACTATACTCGGGAAACGGTCATTGAGAATCGCGGAGGATATTCATCCGATGATTTTTACCGGGGAATTATTGTTCCGGGAACGTCTGACATGTATCTGCCGGACCGGAACCTCGGAATACGAAAAATACCGAAAGAGGTACGAGATATTTCGATAAACGCAGCTTCTTACCTGGTAAGAAACGAACAATTAGGATATTACTCAAAAGATTATTTTTACGGAGCTCTTAACGGAACCATACAAAAAAGAGGCGATATCTGGTGGTGGTGCAAAAGATATAACGTAAGCGGAATTTTCAGGTTCGAAGAGTCGGATATCAAAGACTACCCGGGAACCATACGCCCCGCCGCCGGTGCCATTTTCTATAATTTCTATATATCCACGTTCGCGTTCGACGATAAAAACGGTTATATGTATCTCGCCATGCGTATAGGGGACAAAGACGCTATTTATAAAATAAAAACAGAACTTGCGGAATCAATTAGCAGCACAGAACAAATGTCCCTCTTTCGTACATCGGCCATATGTATAGACGATTCTCCATTTAAAGATGAAGGAAGTATTGGAGAATTCATCCATATATCCCAAATGGCTGTCGACACCATCGGAGGCTATATATATTGGGCTTACCAAAGTCCTGACGAAAATCACAAAAGCGGAATTAAACGGGTATCTCTGAACATAGAACAACCATCGTTTGCCGATGTGGAAAACATAGCCGAGGGTATTGAAGCCTATGGCATTTGTATCGGATCGGAACTCAAAACTGGGAAACAGATACAAATCACGGCTCAGGCCGGAAACCTAAAAGAAAGTATAATACAACAAAATGCACAAAACGCGTCCTCTCTTAAGATTAAAGGGAACCTGGATGCCCGTGATTTCAAATATATTATGGATGAAATGAGACATAAATTATCATTTTTAGACCTTTCGGAAGTCAATATTACAGCCTATCGGGGAACCGAAGGTACAGTAATCGGACAAATCACCGACTATCCGGCCAATGAAATTCCCGCAGGAGCATTCCAGGCCTCATTTTACTCCCCCTCCCCATTAAGTCAAATCATTCTTCCCAATACACTGGAATCTATAGCAATGAAGGCGTTCATGCAATGTAAATATTTACACTCCGTAATATTTCCTCAAACTCTGAAAAAAATAAACACAGCGGCATTCGGGTCTTGTGAATCTCTTAAAAATATAGAACTTCCTCCTTCATTAGAATATCTTGGATATGCGTCTTTCAGCAACTGTCCCGGCCTGACCGAGATAGAAATTCCGGCCTCTGTCAAATATCTGATCCCGGGAGCGTTCAGGGCCTGCAACAACATAAAATCATTCCATGTCGAAAATGAGAATAAAGCATATAAAAGTATAAACGGCACTATCTTTTCCTTAGACGGAGATACACTAATCACTTATCCTATAGGCAAACCAGAAACAGACTATTCCGTTCCAGAAGGAGTAAAAGTAATCGCATTCGATGCTTTTCTTTGCAACCGGTTGCAAGAGGTGACATTTCCCGAATCATTGGAATTAATAGAATCTAATAGTTTCAGCATACAAGGTTGGGGAAATAGTGATTTAAATATAAGTCTATTAGAAAAAGCTGATTTTAGTAAATGTATAAATCTGAAAACAATACAATCATATGCTTTCGCCCGAACGGCCTTAAAAAACTTAGACCTATCAGCCTGTATTTCACTAACTGAAATTGAAAATAGTGCATTCGGATTTGAGTTGAGAAACATCAAATTACCTAAAAATTTAAACCGTATCGGACAATACGCATTCCAGTCATCTGTAAAGAACTTAATGTGTCTGGCAGAGAAACCTCCGGTATGCGAAACCGGAGCGTTCGGAGAGAATAATACAAACACTATATTATACATTCCTTCCGGTAGCGGAAACAGTTATAAAACAGCCAACGAATGGAAAAATTTCACACAAATAGAAGAGGTAAATTCTGTTAATACGAAAAAAAATATTTTCGTATCAAACGCAGGCAGTTTGTCCCGATTGCTGACAAATGATGATAAGGCATTTGTTACAAATTTAACCGTTTCGGGAACTATAGATGCACGGGATTTTAAGACTATTCAGGACTTACCGTTTTTGAATAATTTCTCACTGTCCGAGGCCAGAATCTCTGCTCATACAGGAATCGGCGGGACAGTTGGAGCAGAGACGTCTTATCCTGAAAACGAAATTCCGCAAGATTTTTGCAAAGACAAAGAAATTGAGAATTTCATATTCCCGACATCGGTCGTATCAATCGGACAAAATGCGCTTAACAATCCATCACTAAAAGTTATAGATTTATCGGGATATACCAACCTGACCACTATTCAAAGGCCAGGAGCTTTTTCAGGAGGAAATTTCCATACGGTAATCCTCCCGTCTTCACTAAAACAATTTGCCGGATTTAATAATAATGACAAGATAAAAAAGGTAGTAAGTTATTCTACAGTACCGCCAGAAACAGAAACTATACGTATCGGCTCGTCATTCTCATCAACCGATCGTGATCATTGCATCATTTATGTTCCTAAAGGCTGTAAAGAAACTTATCGTAATGCAAACGGATGGAAACGGTTCACAAACATTATAGAAATGGACGACAGTTATATCTACCCTATACAAGAAGACTTACAAACTAAAGCTTGGTTCAACGAGAACCATCTGATTATAGACTCTGAAAAAGGTATAAATAAAATAACGGTTTATAATATGACCGGGAAATTAATCATTACGAAAATTAATCCTTCAAATAGGATTAGTTTACCATGCGAAACGACAAAAGGTTTATATTTAGTCGGTATCACATTCGACGATAACAGTACACAAGCTATAAAAGTAATGAAACAGTAG
- a CDS encoding MGMT family protein produces MKPDLENFDAEVYSIVREIPFGKVVTYGQIARLVGFPRHSRRVGKSMSLVPKEMNLPCHRVVNSQGRLVPGWTDQKLLLEKEGIIIKTNGCVNLKLCIWEEIL; encoded by the coding sequence ATGAAACCCGATTTAGAGAATTTTGACGCCGAAGTTTACAGTATTGTCAGGGAAATACCTTTCGGTAAGGTCGTTACTTACGGACAGATAGCCCGTCTTGTCGGTTTTCCCCGGCATTCACGCCGGGTAGGGAAGTCAATGTCTTTGGTTCCGAAAGAGATGAATTTACCCTGCCATCGTGTAGTCAATAGTCAGGGAAGGCTTGTGCCGGGATGGACTGATCAAAAGCTACTATTGGAAAAAGAGGGAATTATTATTAAAACCAATGGTTGCGTGAACCTGAAACTATGTATATGGGAAGAAATTCTGTAA
- a CDS encoding phospho-sugar mutase, with protein sequence MENEELLKDVTAKAQVWLGDGYDEETRTQVKAMLENDDKTELIESFYKDLEFGTGGLRGIMGAGTNRMNIYTVGAATQGLSNYLKKAFSDVPQIKVVIGHDCRNNSRKFAEISADIFSANGIKVYLFDSLRPTPETSFAIRELGCQSGIILTASHNPKEYNGYKAYWSDGAQMIAPHDKETINEVNKITSVKDIKFKGNPDLIEIIGEEMDKKYLERIKTLSLSPDAIARHHDLKIVYTPIHGTGVKMIPASLKNFGFTNIIHVPEQDVVSGDFPTVVSPNPEEPAALDMAIRKAIETDAELVMASDPDADRIGIAIRNDKGEFILVNGNQIVMIFLNYLMTRYKELGRLTGKEFIVKTIVTTETIKTIADRNNIKMYDSYTGFKWIAAVIRELEGKEKYIGGGEESFGFLPEDFARDKDSVSSISLMAEIAAWAKDNGKTMYQMLQDIYLEYGFSKEKGISVVRKGKSGAEEIVAMMKNYRANPLKELAGSEVVLVKDFDSLEATDMKTGKKTKLDMPATSNVLQYFTEDGTKVSIRPSGTEPKIKFYIEVHGHMDSYADYDRANADADVKIEAIKKSLGI encoded by the coding sequence ATGGAAAACGAAGAATTATTGAAAGATGTTACGGCGAAAGCCCAGGTATGGTTGGGAGACGGCTATGACGAGGAAACCAGAACACAGGTGAAAGCTATGCTGGAAAACGACGATAAGACCGAATTGATAGAATCTTTTTATAAAGACCTGGAATTTGGAACCGGAGGCCTTCGCGGCATTATGGGAGCCGGAACAAATCGTATGAACATATATACGGTAGGAGCGGCTACACAGGGACTTTCCAATTACTTGAAAAAAGCTTTTTCAGACGTACCGCAGATTAAAGTCGTTATAGGTCACGATTGCCGGAATAACAGTCGCAAGTTTGCCGAAATATCGGCCGATATTTTTTCGGCGAACGGTATTAAAGTCTATCTTTTCGATTCGTTGCGTCCTACACCCGAAACATCTTTTGCCATTCGTGAATTAGGTTGTCAGAGTGGTATAATCCTTACGGCTTCTCATAACCCTAAAGAGTATAATGGTTATAAGGCGTATTGGAGCGATGGCGCTCAAATGATCGCGCCCCATGACAAAGAAACCATAAACGAGGTGAACAAAATCACTTCGGTTAAAGATATTAAGTTTAAAGGCAATCCGGATCTGATAGAGATTATCGGGGAGGAAATGGATAAAAAATATTTGGAAAGAATTAAAACGCTTTCCCTTAGTCCCGATGCTATTGCCCGCCATCACGATTTGAAAATTGTGTATACACCTATTCACGGTACAGGGGTGAAAATGATTCCCGCTTCATTAAAGAATTTCGGATTCACTAACATTATCCATGTGCCCGAACAGGATGTAGTAAGCGGAGACTTTCCTACAGTAGTATCACCTAACCCGGAAGAACCGGCTGCGCTGGATATGGCTATTCGTAAAGCCATTGAAACAGATGCCGAACTAGTCATGGCGAGCGATCCCGATGCCGACCGGATAGGTATTGCTATTCGTAACGATAAAGGCGAGTTCATATTGGTTAACGGAAACCAGATCGTGATGATATTCCTGAATTATCTGATGACCCGTTATAAAGAATTAGGACGTCTTACAGGTAAGGAGTTTATTGTGAAGACGATAGTAACGACTGAAACCATTAAGACCATAGCCGATCGTAATAATATAAAAATGTACGATTCTTACACAGGCTTCAAATGGATAGCTGCTGTTATTCGTGAATTGGAAGGTAAAGAAAAATACATCGGCGGAGGAGAAGAAAGTTTTGGATTCTTACCCGAAGATTTTGCACGTGACAAAGACTCTGTGTCTTCTATCTCTTTAATGGCTGAGATAGCAGCCTGGGCGAAAGACAACGGAAAAACCATGTACCAGATGTTGCAGGATATTTATCTTGAGTACGGATTTTCAAAAGAAAAAGGTATATCCGTAGTACGTAAAGGTAAATCCGGGGCAGAAGAGATTGTAGCTATGATGAAAAATTACCGGGCAAATCCGCTGAAAGAACTGGCAGGTTCCGAGGTTGTTCTGGTAAAAGATTTCGATTCTTTGGAAGCTACAGACATGAAAACAGGCAAAAAAACGAAATTGGATATGCCTGCTACTTCTAATGTCCTTCAATATTTTACCGAAGACGGAACCAAAGTTTCTATTCGTCCTTCGGGAACAGAGCCTAAAATCAAATTTTATATCGAAGTTCACGGGCATATGGACAGTTATGCCGATTATGACAGAGCCAATGCCGATGCCGATGTGAAGATCGAAGCTATTAAAAAGTCGTTAGGTATTTGA